Proteins found in one Bacteroidota bacterium genomic segment:
- a CDS encoding sigma 54-interacting transcriptional regulator, with translation MPTKTKLSSFYVSPAMTHIFQTVELISMSGIGVLIVGEQGTEKEGLAKIIHDLSSRKNNNFIMFDCNSIPAAELEKKIFGFEELTVSGVAINKGLLEVAFGGTLFLENISSISLDIQAKIGSVLKNKHYHRLNGVEELNVSFRIIGGTTEKDSTQLSFYPPKKEVHSSICPISVNIPPLRERKEDLPFLVEKMLRESNVAAIKAIKGFSREALELLVNYNWPGNTKQLFSVVDHSISLCNNQVILAKHLPEYLRDVQLSQPSSCNENIVASI, from the coding sequence ATGCCAACAAAAACAAAATTATCGAGCTTTTATGTTAGCCCTGCTATGACCCACATCTTCCAAACCGTTGAACTAATATCTATGAGTGGCATCGGGGTTTTAATTGTAGGGGAACAAGGAACTGAAAAGGAAGGGCTCGCAAAAATCATTCATGATTTAAGCAGTCGGAAAAATAATAATTTTATTATGTTTGATTGTAACAGTATACCGGCTGCTGAACTTGAGAAAAAAATATTTGGATTCGAAGAACTCACCGTCTCCGGTGTAGCAATCAATAAAGGGTTGTTGGAAGTGGCTTTCGGTGGAACTCTTTTTTTAGAAAATATTTCTTCAATATCATTGGACATTCAAGCAAAAATTGGCAGCGTGCTGAAAAATAAGCATTATCATAGATTGAATGGTGTCGAGGAGTTAAATGTAAGTTTTAGAATTATTGGCGGAACAACCGAAAAAGATTCTACTCAATTATCATTCTATCCACCCAAAAAAGAGGTACATTCTTCAATATGTCCGATTAGTGTTAATATACCTCCTCTTCGAGAAAGGAAAGAAGATTTACCTTTTTTAGTCGAAAAAATGTTAAGAGAATCGAATGTTGCTGCGATAAAAGCTATAAAGGGTTTTTCAAGAGAAGCCCTTGAATTATTGGTGAATTATAATTGGCCTGGCAATACAAAACAATTGTTCTCTGTCGTGGATCATTCTATATCTCTGTGCAACAATCAGGTTATTTTGGCTAAACACTTACCGGAATATCTACGAGATGTTCAATTATCACAGCCATCATCCTGTAATGAAAATATTGTAGCATCTATTTAA
- a CDS encoding polysaccharide biosynthesis/export family protein: MKLILIVFLSFLLIVGCSSSADIAKDNLTQIIRSGSQPMHGDSQADNYVIRLGDQIQVIVWGYPEFNFQGPVKETGLLTVPLIGEIVVAGLTKDQFIEQLKQKLSVYIQGEIKVSLNITSVVVQKVTVLGEVSRQDNYTITSELSLIEILSTAGGITVDSDLRSIKILRGGLNTLPIEVDLVSYIENGNISAIPIVRPGDTVYVPKKNNVIRELSDFMREAIFIFSFFRFFN, encoded by the coding sequence ATGAAACTAATCTTAATTGTTTTCTTATCTTTTTTATTAATTGTGGGCTGTTCTTCTTCGGCAGATATAGCAAAAGATAATCTGACACAAATAATTCGATCAGGCAGTCAGCCGATGCATGGTGATTCACAAGCTGATAATTATGTAATTAGGTTGGGCGATCAAATTCAAGTAATAGTTTGGGGGTATCCTGAGTTTAATTTTCAAGGACCCGTTAAGGAAACAGGTTTATTAACGGTTCCCCTTATCGGTGAGATAGTTGTTGCCGGACTTACAAAAGACCAATTTATCGAACAACTCAAACAAAAATTATCTGTTTACATCCAAGGTGAAATAAAGGTTTCATTGAATATTACAAGTGTTGTTGTTCAAAAAGTTACTGTTCTCGGCGAAGTTTCAAGACAAGATAATTATACGATCACTAGTGAATTATCATTAATCGAAATTCTATCTACTGCCGGCGGTATTACAGTGGACTCTGATCTACGCAGCATCAAGATATTGCGGGGAGGTTTGAACACACTACCCATTGAAGTCGACCTTGTCTCTTACATCGAAAATGGAAATATTTCTGCAATACCGATAGTTCGCCCAGGCGACACGGTATATGTACCCAAGAAGAACAATGTGATAAGAGAATTATCCGATTTCATGAGAGAAGCAATTTTTATTTTCAGTTTTTTTAGATTCTTTAATTGA